CCGTCGCGGTGATAATGAGCTGCAAGGGAGCGCATAACGAAGGAAGGGTGTCATGGTCTGCGATAAGCGAATCATTCCCGTACCGGTATGTCGGGAAGGGGTATAAAGTGAACAAGTTTTCGGAAGCCGATAAATTCTTTTCGCAAGGGTCGGGAAAGAAAATGGACCTTAAGCCTCACAGGGTCCTTGCGGATTCATGGTTCTCGGATACCCGCGGCTTCCGTCCGAACCACTACTTAGTAGAGCAGTGCCTGCCGATGCCAAACTACGATTGCGTGTTGACGGTGGTGTGGCAGGCGTAGATCGCAGCTAAGAGATCCCGGTATGCATCTCCGGGGTTGGGAACGTTGAATCTAAAGGCTGCGTCGCTTACTTTTGACCCACTCGGAAGAAAGAGATGCGCGATAATCAGGTCGAGGAAACCTTTGAACTGGACGAACCCAACAAAGAGTTCGAGGTCTACTCAAAGGTCACTCTGAACCGGATTTCCTGAGGCGCCGGCGAGATGAAAGTATCCGACAGCGGGATGCCGGATGAGACATACTGGAACAGCCTTTTTCATATTCCCGGAATTGTAGAATGGCTTGATATAAAAAACGCAGCCGGCCCGATCGTGGAGATCGGATGCGGCTACGGATCGTTCACTGTCACCGTTGCAAAGGAAACCGGCAGCGAAGTTTATTCATTCGACATAGACCCACAGATGCTTGCCGCTGCACGGAACAACGCCGAGAGGGCTGCACTCACGAACGTACATTTCTTTCTTCGCGATGTTCTCGAGGAAGGAACCGGGCTCGACTCCGCGGGCTCCGGAATGGTTCTGCTTTTCAACATCTTGCATTTCAACGAACGACGGGTTCTCCTTCAAGAAGCTTCGCGAATCCTCAAACCTTCGGGAGTGGCAGCCATTATCCACTGGCGAAAAGATATCGAGACGCCGCGCGGGCCTCGCATCGAGACGCGGCCTGACAAAGAGATGATTCTCGCCAGTATCGGCGGCCTCGATTTGCATTTCAACGGCGACAGCAGGATTTTAGAACCGTATCACTGGGGAATCAAGCTTATCAAAGAAATAAAACGGCGGTCATGAACGATAATTCAGAGAGACTCTATAGAACCGCATTCAGGCTGGCCATCTTCACCATAGCCTACAACCTTGCCGAAGGGCTTGTCGCTATTTTCTTCGGCCAGAGGGACGGAAGCCTTACTCTTTTCGGCTTCGGCATCGACAGCTTCATCGAGGTAATTTCAGGACTTGGTATTGCTCACATGGTATCGCGTATCCGGCGTGACCCGGAGAGCAGCAAAGATAAATTTGAAAAGACCGCCCTGACAATCACCGGCATTTCATTTTACGTCCTTGTTTTCGGGCTTCTTGCGACGAGTATTTACAAACTGCTTACGGGAGAAAGACCCGGGACAACATTTGCGGGCGTAGTGCTTTCATTAATTTCAATTGGAGTCATGCTTGCCCTCATGTATTCGAAGCTCACGGTGGGAAAGGCGCTGGACTCAGACGCGATAATCGCGGATGCACAGTGTACCAGGGTTTGTGTTTACATGTCCGTAGTCTTGCTTGTTGCGAGCGGCATTTACGAGCTGACGAAAGTCGGTTATGTCGATATCCTCGGTTCGTTGGCGTTAGCCTACTTCTCATTCAACGAGGGACGTGAATCTCTTGAGAAGGCAAGGAATGATAAATCATGCGCTTGTGAGGATCCCTGAGGAGAGAGGCCCCTCACTTTTCAATCATCTAAATTCCTACGAGCTGCGAGCCATGATCTATCAGCTAACCGCATCCCCGTTGATTCTTCGGTTCATGTCGATTACTTTTAATCAACTTGGAAAAAGAATTGGAGTGGGAAAAATTGCAATTGCGGGGAGGCGTTGTATGCTCCTAAAGCCTTTGCCGACAGAACGCATATATCATTACCTTCACACTGATGTAAGTCTAATAAACGATGATACCCTGAAAATCCTTTTTGCCGAGATTGTAGGTCTTCGCGGGGGGACGATTCAAGGGGTTGTCCTTGATTTTTTGGTCCGATCGCTTCACCCATACATGGGCGACGAAAAGCGAAAGCCGTTCGAGAAGACGGAGTTCCTACTTGAGATATATCTCCCGTCAAAAATCGGTGAACTATGGGAGACAGAAATCTATAAGCTGTGCATTGATCTCGCACTGTTTTCAGGACTAAGAAGTGCCGAAGACATTGATAAAATGAGTCTTTACGTTTTGCTGAATAGAACAGTTCCTCGCGTGAAGAAAGCCAAGAAGCGGAGGACCCCGTATTAATGGACGGTAAATCTCAAAACATCAGGGAGCAGCAGCTAAGTAAGCTGAAAGAACTTTTCCCGGAAGTTGTTTCGGATGGGAAGGTGGATTGGGAAAAGCTCAAGCTAACCTTGGGCGAAGACACAACAATCGACAACGAACGGTACGTTCTCAACTGGGCTGGCAAAAGTGACGCCTTCAGAGCGATCCAGACTCAGACCACCGCAACGCTGAAGCCGCAGCGCGAACAGTCGGTTGATTTTGACACGACGCAAAATATCTTCATCGAAGGCGAAAACCTTGAAGTGCTGAAAGTGCTACAGAAGTCGTACTATGGGAAGGTGAAGATGATCTACATCGACCCGCCATACAACACGGGCAACGACAGCTTCATTTATCCCGACAAGTTCAGCGAGAGCAAAGATGAATACCTGAAGCGCATCGGCGACAAAGATGAGGCGGGTTACCTGACGAAGGAAGGATTCTTCAGAAAGAACAGCAAAGAGAACGGGCAGTACCATTCCAACTGGCTATCCATGATGTACCCGCGGCTCTTCCTCGCGAGGAATCTTCTGCTCGACGACGGTGTGATATTCGTTTCGATTGACGACAACGAGATGCACAACCTGCGGCTAATGATGAATGAGGTTTTTGGAGAAGAGAATTTTGTGGCCGCGTTTGTCTGGTTTGGAGGGAGGAAAAACGATTCGAAGCAGGTTAGTGTAAGCCATGAATATATTTTGTCTTATGGCAAGTCGTCAGCGGCTAAAATTTCATCTGGGAATGTATGGAAAGAAAAAAAGGAAGGTATAGATCGGATTTATTCTCAGTATGAGAAATTGAAGAGGAAATATGGCAAAGATTGGTCTGCTGTCAGCGAAGGTTTACAAGAATGGTATCGCGGCCTTAAGCCATATGATCCTGCAAAAGAACATGAACACTACCACTGGGCGGATAAAGAAGGTGTCTATTTTGCGAGTGATATATCCGGCCCAGACGATGGAAGGAAAAATCGACCAAGGTATGAAGTCCTCCACCCAGTGACCAAGAAGCCCGTTCAAATCCCAGCAAGAGGATGGAGATGGGAATATCCAAGGATGCAAGAAGAGTTAGCCGCTGATCGCGTGCATTTTGGACCCGATGAGTCTTCAGTGCCAAACATTAAAGTCTATTTGCGTGAGAATGAGTATCAAGCACCCAGTAGCGTATTTTATAGAGATAGGAGAGGGGCAAGTGCTGATCTGAAGGGCATCTTGCAGGAAAAAGTTTTCGACTTTCCAAAGGACGCGGGAGTAATTAGACGACTCATTTCGCTCGTGACTTACACAGATAGCATCGTCCTCGACTTCTTTGCCGGCAGTGGCACAACGGCACAAGCTGTCATGGAACTGAACAAGGAAGACGGCGGTAACAGAAAGTTTATCCTGATACAGCTTCCAGAGAAGATTGATGAGGAGTCGGATGCGTACAAAGCGAACTACAAAACGATCGCGGATATTTGCAGAGTGCGTATCCGAAGGGTGAGTGAGAAGATCAATGAAGAAATCGAAACACAGCGTGACCTGTTCAAAGACAAATCCTTGGACCTCGGATTCAAAGCCTTCACGCTTGAGCCGTCGACCTTCAAGGTCTGGCGGACAGATACGATTGAGAACGGCGACGATCTGAAAAAACAGATGGATGCTTTTACTGATCCCGTCAAGACTGGCTCTGACGCCAACGACATGGCGTGGGAGATACTTGTTAAGTCGGGGTATGAGTTGACAACGAAGATGGAGAAGCGAACAGTCGGCAATGTCGCGATCTATTCGATTGCCGAAGGCGAGATTGCGCTTGCGCTTGAAAAGATTACCCAAAAGGCAATAGCTGAGGTCGTCAAAATGAAGCCGAAGAATTTTATTTGCCTCGACCGCCTCTTCGCAGGCAACGATCAGTTAAAGACAAATACCGCGTTGCAGATGAAGGACGCGGGAGTGGAGTTTAGGACGATATGATATTTGGGTCGGATTGGTCTTGGCATCATGTTCCTATGGCAGTCAACAGAAGACCGATCTCGTTTTATTTTTAAGGAGTGAGACATGAAAGAAGATTCTACGATGGAAGATCCAGAGATCCAAGGTATAACCAAGATCTCTGTAACCGGATTTAAATCGCTAAGTAGCACTTGCGAAATCCCCGTTAGACGGCTCACCGTCTTGGCAGGAGCAAACTGTTCAGGAAAGTCCAGCATTATGCAACCCATGCTCATGATGAAACAGACCCTTGAGTCTCCATATGACCCGGGACCGCTTTTGCTCAATGGTCCTAACGTTAGGTTCACGTCGGCTGGCCAGTTCTTTAGCAACATGGGCGGAAACGAATACGCCAAGGAAATGGTGGTTGCTATCGAGACAGATGGCAGTTACTACATAAAGTCAATATTTTCAAAAGGCACTTCAGGCCCCCAACTTGCCAAGATGGAATACGGTGGAGATGGCAAGCTATTTGAGTTCAAGAATGGTATGATCGTTGATAGTGCCTCTTACGTAATTCCCGCCCAATTGAAGGAACTTGCAGAGGCGTTTTCCAAGGAAAGGAAAACGACTCTTTCATGGCAAGTCCAACGCGACCGCTGTTTTTTTGCCCTTGCCCTGACGGAAAATATCGAGAAGACGGTGAGGACTGTTTTAAGTGCTGCCCCGCTATCTCCAAGCTTCGAACTCCAAGCACGGCTGCGAGATATCATCCATGTTCCTGGATTGCGCGGAAATCCTGAGAGAACCTATCCTGTAACTGCAATAGGCGGGGAATTCCCAGGGAGATTTCAGGACTACGTGGCGAGCATCATAAATATGTGGCAATCAGAGGACAACAAGAGACTCCAACAACTCTTTAATGACCTTCAGGTCTTGGGTTTGACTTGGAAAATTGAAGCTCACCCCTTAGACGATGTACAAGTGGAGTTGAGGGTAGGTCGGCTCGTCACAGCCAGAAGAGGCGGCGCTCAGGATCTGGTGAGTATTGCGGACGTAGGCTTCGGGGTCTCACAAACAATTCCGGTTTTGGTGGCCCTTCTCGCAGCGCGAAAGAACCAACTTGTCTACATCGAAGAGCCTGAGATTCATCTTCATCCCAATGCGCAAGCGGCGTTGGCTGAGATATTTTTGAGGGCGGCAAGTCGGGGAGTGCGCGTTGTTGTAGAAACCCACAGCAGTCTCTTCCTTCGCAAGCTTCAAGCCCTTGTAGCTGAGCGTCCCGAATACAGAAGACTAGTGGCTCTCCACTGGTTTGACAGAAACAAGGACGGATACACCAAGGTGACTAGTGCAGAGCTCGACCAGACAGGAGCATTCGGCGAATGGCCATCCGACTTCGACGAAGTTTCTCTTCGAGTGGAGAAGGAGTATATCAACGCAGGTGTTCGTAAGTAACTTTCCCCGGATGAGTAAGCCTTTCAAGAAGCAACTGGTTATAGATGCGTCGATCGCGCGCGCAGCGGGTTTTAAGTCCGTGAGGGGTGTGACCTGTATTGAGTTCATGGAGCGTGTCAGAGATATATGTAATCAACTTGTAATGACAGAGAAGATACATGAAGAATGGAACCGCAATGCCTCAAAGTATGCTTTTCAGTGGGCCGCAAGTATGAAATCATTAGGCAAACTCCGCGATCTTGAAGCTGGCGACCCAACCACTTTGCTAAAAAAGATAGAATCACTCGAAATTGGAGATGCCCAGAAGCGGGCGATGCTCAAAGACGTATGCCTTATTGTGGCCGCAAAATCAAGTGAATGTCGAGTCGTGTCTCTTGATGAAGAAGCGCGAGAGTTATACCGGAAATTCGGAGACCCTCTCCAAGAATTGAATGGTGTCTTGTGGATAAATCCTGAGAAGCAAGATGACGATGCCATGGGATGGCTGGAGAGGGGTACACCAAGTGAAGATGCCCTCCTTCTTCGACAGAAACAGGCATAACGATGAAACTCCAATTCGACTCACATCAAGACTTCCAGATACAGGCTATCCAATCCGTAGTGGACATTTTTGAAGGACAGCCGCTTAACACTGGCGACTATGAATTCTCGCTTCAGCAGGGAGACACAAGTCTTGCATTCACAGAAAACGGTGTCGGGAATGCAATCAGATTGACGGAGCAGGAAATACTTAAGAATGTCCACTCTATTCAGAAACGAAATGGAATAGAAGAATCCTCCGAATTGAAAGGCCTCAACTTCTCAGTCGAGATGGAAACTGGTACAGGGAAGACATATGTTTATCTTCGCACCATATACGAGCTCAACAAAACTTACGGCTTCAAGAAATTCATTATTGTCGTGCCAAGCATTGCGATTCGCGAAGGAGTTCTCAAGAATCTCCAGATAACATACGGCCACTTTCAAAGCCTTTACAACCGCGCCCCTTTGACATACACCGTCTATGGCTCGAAGAATGTCTCAGCTCTGCGTGGCTTTGCTTTAAGTAACACGATCCAGGTGCTCGTCATCAATATTGACTCCTTTGCTAAGGATGAGAATATCATCAACAAGCCGAACGACAAGCTCACGGGAAAGCGGCCGATAGAATTCATTCAATACACAAATCCGATTGTCATCGTGGATGAGCCGCAGAACATGGAAACCGATCTTCGGAAGGAGGCAATTGCTAACCTAAAGCCATCATGCACTCTCCGATATTCCGCAACGCATCGGGATGTTTATAATCTTGTCTATAAACTGAGTCCTGTCAAAGCTTATGACCTTGGATTGGTAAAGCAGATCGAAGTCGATTCGGTAGTCAGCGAGGACAGTTTCAACCAGGCATTTGTGAAGCTTGAAGGGATAAAGACGCAGAAGAAAAGACCTCCGAGAGCAAAGCTCTCATTTGATTATGAAGGCGCAGAATCGGTCTTGAGGAAGTCCGCCTATCTCGATAATGGCGATAACCTGTATGACCTATCGAACAAAAGAGAGATGTACCGTGATGGGTATATAGTAAACTCAATAGATGCCGATGAGGGCTTTGTCGAATTTTCGGGAGGGTTAAGAATAAGTCTTGGAGAGACTACGGGCGGCCTTCGGGACGACATAATGAAAGTCCAGATAAGAAAGACGGTCGAGGAACATTTCCGAAAGGAAGCAGTCCTGAGGCCAAAAGGCATCAAGGTTTTATCTCTCCTGTTCATAGACAAAGTAAATAACTACCGCCTCTATGAAGATGGCAAGAAGGGAGACGGAAAGTTCGCTGTCTGGTTTGAAGAAATCTTCAAAGAGTACGCAGGCAAACCTGAGTTTAGAGGAGTGATACCATTCGGCGCTGCTCAGGTCCACAACGGCTACTTTGCCCAGGACAAGAAAGGCTTGATGAAAGATTCCCGCGAGGGGAAAACTTCTGAAACCGATACCGAGGCTTACGAACTCATCATGAAAGACAAGGAGAAGCTCCTTGAAATTAATGAGCCTCTCCGGTTTATCTTCAGCCATTCAGCCTTGCGCGAAGGCTGGGACAATCCCAATGTCTTCCAGCTTTGCACACTGAACGAGACCACCTCCGAGCTAAAGAAGCGGCAGGAGATTGGACGGGGGCTCAGGCTTGCTGTCAACTCCGACGGAAACAGGGTGTTTGAGAAGGCGGTAAACAGATTGACCGTAATCGCGAATGAGAGCTACGAGCAATTTGCAAAAAAGCTCCAGAAAGAAATCGAAGACGAGACGGGAGAGAAGTTCGAAGGAAGGATAAAGAACAAGAATGAAAAGAAGAAAGTCACTCTGCGGAAAGGGTACGACGCAGATCCGAAATTCATTGAGCTTTGGGAACGCATAAGACAGAAGACAACGTACCGCGTCGAATACCTAACCGACGAACTGACTCGCAAGGCTGCGAAGCGGGTTAGCAAGATGTGTGAGATTCTTGCGCCTCGAATCGTTGCCCAGCGAACCAAGCTTGTCATGGAAAAATCAGGCGTCACTGGTGAAGGGAAGTCGATTGAGTTTCATGCTCCGGAATACGGCACAGTGGCAATCCCCGATATTGTCGGCTACATCGAGCAAAGAACGCATCTTACGCGTTCTACCATAATGGAAATCCTACGCCAATCGGGAAGGCTCCTTGATTGCCTGAAGAATCCGCAGTTGTTTCTTGAAAGTACAGTGCACGAGATAAAGACTGAACTGGAAGCAACTATGGTCGATGGTGTCAAATACCAAAAGATAGAGAACGAGTATTACGAGATGCACCAGTTCCAGACTGACGAGATAGAAGAGTATCTATCAAATCTTTACGGTGTCAAGAACAAAGAGAAGACTATCTTCGACAACATAGAGATAGATTCGCTGTCGGAGACAGAGCGCAAATTTGCCAACGCTTGTGATACCAGCGATGACGTAGAGTTTTTCTTGAAGCTCCCGCGGTGGTTTGAGATAGAAACTCCGGTTGGGAAATACAGACCCGATTGGGCTTTGATGCTGAAGAAAGAAAAGCGGCTTTACTTCGTGGCGGAAACGAAATCGACCCTCGATAAATCCAAGCGCCTCGAAAGCGAGAACCAGAAGATCGAATGCGGGAAGAAGCACTTTGCAGAGCTCAAGGAAGTTTATTTCACAGAGGCGACAAAGCTTGAAGATGTGGAAAGGGAAGCAAGCCAAATAAAGTGACTAGATCAAAAGGGCGGCTTCAAGTAAGAAGCAGATAAAAAAATCAAAAACTAAATCATAGGAGGCTTAAGATGGCTTTTTCTGAAGAAGAAATTCAAAAGGTATGGAACGATGGTAAAGCCGTCGCAGGCTATGACCCGGACGTATGGAGAAAAGACCAGTGCGGTGCGTGGATTCATCGCATGCAATACGGAAACAGAAAATCCGATTACGGATGGGAGATTGACCATATATCCCCGGGAGGCCCAGATACGAAAGACAATCTTAGACCCTTACAATGGCAGAACAATTTAAGCAAAAGTGACAGTAGACTAGGATGCAAGGTAACGTCTTCGGGAAAGAAAAATGTTGAGATTAAGGAATCTGAAGATTAACTGACCAAGTTAGAAAAATCTGCCTGCGCTTAATCGGGCAGAGTATTTTGTAATAAATGATAATGTTTATAGGAGTGTATTTGCTATGTTGAAAGATCAATTCGAGCAATTCCTTACTATCTATGATGCCGATGCGAAGGATGCGATCTGGGCTGAACAGAGTCGGACCTTTCGTCGGTTTTGGAATGATAAAATTGTAAATGGTTCACCCGATTCACTTACGGATGACAACATCGACCCTATTGTAAGGATACTTGATCGACATGGGAAAGGGAACAATAGCGAATCCGAAGCCATCGCGAAAGCCATGGTTGCACAGGGGGCATGGCGAAGAATGTTTCACGAGTTATGCTCAAAGAAAGATTTGTCAAAGCTCATAACTCAGATATTTGAAACGGCCGATACAGGAGAGAGAGCCGCTAACGTTGATTCACTTTATGAGATGAATAAAGGCAGGAAGAATAATCTAACTGGGCCGAGCGGGAACGTGATCAACGCTTTCCTTGCGGCGTACGACCCGATGAGCAATATCAGCATAATCTCTATGAAAGACAGAAGGCTCATTATTGAACACTTTGGATTTCCAATGACATTTGATTATGACAATGCCACTTCAGGTGTCAGGTTCGCAAACACGAACGAAATAATCCTCCGGGGATTTAGGTCTGAAGGTGTGGAAGGGTCCGCTCGAACGATTTCGGAATTCTGTTATCGCTCGCCGGCAAAGGCTCTCTGGAGAGGTACACATACTGTTGAGATCGGAAAGAAACCTGTGGAGGTGAGTATACCGCGCGACGATGATGACGATACCTCCTATGATGCCGAAGAGGAAGGACCTAGGGAGTCAATTGCAATGCAGGCAATCGTAGCGGAAATCGGAGCAAAAATGGGAATGCAGATTTGGATTCCCAAAGGAGATCGATCAAGAATTCTCAGGGTCTGGCATCCTACAGGAGAAGAACTGCTTGACAGACTGCCATTGAACTATGACGAAACAGCCATGAAGACAATCGAGAACATAGATGTGCTCTGGCTAAACCGACGAGCAATTGTTAGAGCCTTCGAGGTCGAGCATACAACTTCCATCTATTCGGGATTGTTACGAATGGCCGATCTTCTTGCTTTGCTACCCAATATTGATATCAAATTGCACATTGTCGCGCCACCTTCAAGAAGCGAGAAAGTATTTGAAGAAATCAAACGTCCAGTGTTTTCCTTGTTGGAAGGCGGAGCACTTTCTGAAAAGTGTACATATATTTCCTACGACAGACTTCGTGAACTGTATAACGATAAGCAATTGGAATTCCTTAAGTCGGACGTGCTCGAAAAATATTGTGAACAAGCTGAATGAGGGATAGGCTGTCGTTCAAGAGTATCTCTTCGGATTAATTCACGTGTCCACTTCCCCATAAATAACCAAGGGCACGTTCACACGTGCCCCCGCTGTCATTCCAAATAGCTTCGCGAAACGCAAACTGCTTTTACTTCTTTGCCTGCCGGCGGCGGCATATTGATGTCTCGATGTGGCTTTTCCTCTACCGGACAATCAGGTACGACGCAAGGAAATCTAATTATTTCTCCATACATTATCAGAAAAACTTCATGAGTAATTCAAAACCAGATTACGGCTTTGACGGAAATCCCGCGGCATTGGTTATCTCTCTATGCGCCGTCGCTATCGTCGATCTCCTTTTGTTCTTGTCGTCTTCACTCCTCATCAGGATCGCCGCGTATATAGTATTCGCATTTGGATTGGGGTTTCTCGTCGTTACGGCGTGGCATTTTTCGTATGTCAGGTTCGGGAAGCTGAGGCACCGTGATGCCCTCCTGTCTTTAGTGGATTGGAAGGGGAACGAGACGGTACTCGATGTCGGGACAGGACGCGGCCTCCTCCTCATCGGCGCGGCAAAGAGGGCCGGGAAGACCGTCGGCGTAGATATCTGGAGAAAGCAGGACATGGCAAACAACGCTCCCGAAGGAGCATTGCACAATTCCGAGCTGGAGGGCGTACGTGACAAAATCGAGATCAGGAACGAAGATATACGGAAGACATCTTTCCCATCCGGATCCTTCGACGTGGTTCTTTCAAACCTCTGTCTGCATAACATTAAGGGTAAGGAAGGAAGGGATCAGGCATGCAGGGAGATCGCGCGGGTCTTGAAGCCCGGCGGGACTGCAGTCATATCCGATGGAGGTTTCACAAAAGCGTACCGCGATGTATTCAGGAATGAGGGGATGGAGGCGAAGATCGTGAAGGCAAGGTTCCCGCACAGGTCGCTGTGGCTTCATGCGGTAGTCGCAAAGAAAAAAGAATGAGCGCCGTCGGAGGGCACATGACAAACGCTGTTATTAATCCGTCGTCGGTACAATAGTAGAGTGCATTCCGTGTCCGAAAGGAGTTGATAAGAACAGAAGGGAAATCATGGCAAAACGTATACCTGTTTATGTCTATTGCATTTTGATGGCCTTTGTATTCCTACCGCTTATAGTGAAGAGTGCCTATTCGTTCTTTTTATACCACGGAGTGGACGTTCCTGCCTCGAACACTCGTTTCGCTATTCTACTCGCTGAAGAGCTTATCTGTTTACTTGTAGCGTTCCTGTTGTTTCGAAAAATGGGGTATGATATGTCGGTCTTTGGTTTCAAGTTGAGGTCGGGCCAGATTTTATGGTCGATCGGACTCTTCCTGATTTGCTTATTGGCGACCACCCTGGTCCTTTCGGTTCTCGTTCATGTTCTCGCTCCTAATTATCATCACACGACATCAACTTTCAGCACCGCCACAAAAGTAATCGCGCCTCTGGTTATAGTGTTGTCGATAGTGAACGCGTACTTTGAGGAGTTTTTCTTATTGAGACTTTCGTACCACGCTTTGGAGGGGAGGATCTCCGCCATATCGATTGGTGTCTTAACGATCGTGATCCGAATCTCATACCACACTTATCAGGGCGTCTACGGAATGGCTTTCGTTTTTATCTTCGGCGCGATCATGGCTCTGTACTATACCAAATACAGATCGATAGAAGCCCCGGTGATCGTCCACGCTTTGTGGGATATACTGGCTTTTGTGAGATACATGTGAGACAGGACAGCGGGTGACATCGCTAGATCTAAGTGCGCATGTATTGCTGCACGGCCGAAGGCGATTGCGGTGATCGATAATAAACTATATCAAGGAGGCTTAAATGTTCAAGATTCTTCTGACTTTTGTGCTGTCAATGTCCCTGACAATCTGTGGATTTTCACAGGACCTACCATCAGGCTCGAAAGCAGGGCCGATGGACTCTGTGGAGTACTCCGTAGTCGCTGCGGTAGTCAAAGCAGATCACTTGCCGAAGCATCCGCGCTGGTTCATGCTGTCCAATCGGACGACGACATTTGAGTGCGATCCGCCCGCTAATACCGGTTTCAGCTTTGTGGGCTGCAGCGGCATGCGGACTCAGGACCAATCCCCGCAGGACGTGTACAATATGCTTGCGGGCAGCCTCCACTCCCTGACGACAGAGGTCTTTCTCGACCTGATGTCGAAGTCGGAGACCAGCACTGTCGTAGATAAGACTCTGCCATTGAATGTCAAACAAATCATCTGGGGACCAACGTCAACTTCGAGTGTCCCGAAAGAGCTCGGCGCTCCGGACTTTGCCGTCTACCATTCGCGGGTAGGCTTCAATAAGGAAAAGACGCTTGCTCTTGTGTACGTTGCCGCGGCAAACTGGACCGACAGCTCGAAGACCTACGGGGAATACGTCATGCTCGGGTGGCAAGAAGGGGGCTGGACGATCCTCGAAAGGTATAAGATGTGGAGTATGAAGTAAGTCGGGTTCAATAGATATTGTCACTGCGCTGACGGAGGGGCGTGTGCCAGGATGCGCTCGGGTAGCCCGGCATCGCGGCTTGGATTTCCACTAAGAGCATATCCCGCCCAAAATACTTTATATGAGGGGATCCCGCAAGGCGGTGAGGGGAATGAGAACTGAAAAGGGAGAGTGCCATCAAGTGACGGATTGCCGTCACTCGAAAACTCGGGACATGCTAGTCGCACGAAGCAAGGTACTCCTCTCGCGTTTCATGAGACGAAAATAGATTCACCTCCATACCCGTGCAACCATTTCAACGTTCCTGCATTATTGATTCAGATGTATTACAATATGGTACGATGACCGACCCGGAACTTCTCGAAAGAATCAAGGCCGACCCTGGAGCTTTCTCGGTCGTCTTCAAGGAATACTATAAGCCGATCTTTGGCTACGTGCTTAGGAGAACGGGGAAAGTGGACGACTCAGCTGACATCGCGGCGGAGACATTTTACAAGGCGCTGAAATACATAAATGCATTCACATATAAGGGTGTATCTCTCAAGGTTTGGCTCTATCGCATCGCGACAAACGAACTCAATATGTATTTCAGAAAAAAGAGATCCTCACTCCTGGATAGGGTCGACATCGAGTCCGCCGGGTC
This sequence is a window from Candidatus Acidiferrales bacterium. Protein-coding genes within it:
- a CDS encoding DEAD/DEAH box helicase family protein, which translates into the protein MKLQFDSHQDFQIQAIQSVVDIFEGQPLNTGDYEFSLQQGDTSLAFTENGVGNAIRLTEQEILKNVHSIQKRNGIEESSELKGLNFSVEMETGTGKTYVYLRTIYELNKTYGFKKFIIVVPSIAIREGVLKNLQITYGHFQSLYNRAPLTYTVYGSKNVSALRGFALSNTIQVLVINIDSFAKDENIINKPNDKLTGKRPIEFIQYTNPIVIVDEPQNMETDLRKEAIANLKPSCTLRYSATHRDVYNLVYKLSPVKAYDLGLVKQIEVDSVVSEDSFNQAFVKLEGIKTQKKRPPRAKLSFDYEGAESVLRKSAYLDNGDNLYDLSNKREMYRDGYIVNSIDADEGFVEFSGGLRISLGETTGGLRDDIMKVQIRKTVEEHFRKEAVLRPKGIKVLSLLFIDKVNNYRLYEDGKKGDGKFAVWFEEIFKEYAGKPEFRGVIPFGAAQVHNGYFAQDKKGLMKDSREGKTSETDTEAYELIMKDKEKLLEINEPLRFIFSHSALREGWDNPNVFQLCTLNETTSELKKRQEIGRGLRLAVNSDGNRVFEKAVNRLTVIANESYEQFAKKLQKEIEDETGEKFEGRIKNKNEKKKVTLRKGYDADPKFIELWERIRQKTTYRVEYLTDELTRKAAKRVSKMCEILAPRIVAQRTKLVMEKSGVTGEGKSIEFHAPEYGTVAIPDIVGYIEQRTHLTRSTIMEILRQSGRLLDCLKNPQLFLESTVHEIKTELEATMVDGVKYQKIENEYYEMHQFQTDEIEEYLSNLYGVKNKEKTIFDNIEIDSLSETERKFANACDTSDDVEFFLKLPRWFEIETPVGKYRPDWALMLKKEKRLYFVAETKSTLDKSKRLESENQKIECGKKHFAELKEVYFTEATKLEDVEREASQIK
- a CDS encoding HNH endonuclease signature motif containing protein, which encodes MAFSEEEIQKVWNDGKAVAGYDPDVWRKDQCGAWIHRMQYGNRKSDYGWEIDHISPGGPDTKDNLRPLQWQNNLSKSDSRLGCKVTSSGKKNVEIKESED
- a CDS encoding class I SAM-dependent methyltransferase, producing the protein MSNSKPDYGFDGNPAALVISLCAVAIVDLLLFLSSSLLIRIAAYIVFAFGLGFLVVTAWHFSYVRFGKLRHRDALLSLVDWKGNETVLDVGTGRGLLLIGAAKRAGKTVGVDIWRKQDMANNAPEGALHNSELEGVRDKIEIRNEDIRKTSFPSGSFDVVLSNLCLHNIKGKEGRDQACREIARVLKPGGTAVISDGGFTKAYRDVFRNEGMEAKIVKARFPHRSLWLHAVVAKKKE
- a CDS encoding CPBP family intramembrane glutamic endopeptidase, giving the protein MAKRIPVYVYCILMAFVFLPLIVKSAYSFFLYHGVDVPASNTRFAILLAEELICLLVAFLLFRKMGYDMSVFGFKLRSGQILWSIGLFLICLLATTLVLSVLVHVLAPNYHHTTSTFSTATKVIAPLVIVLSIVNAYFEEFFLLRLSYHALEGRISAISIGVLTIVIRISYHTYQGVYGMAFVFIFGAIMALYYTKYRSIEAPVIVHALWDILAFVRYM
- a CDS encoding RNA polymerase sigma factor — its product is MTDPELLERIKADPGAFSVVFKEYYKPIFGYVLRRTGKVDDSADIAAETFYKALKYINAFTYKGVSLKVWLYRIATNELNMYFRKKRSSLLDRVDIESAGSLRASLNEDRKQIEEEFHRHEEFQAVLAALKTLPIKYQEVISLRYFEEKDNGEICAILGIKEGTLKSLISRGLRKLHEMCNQF